The following are encoded together in the Mesoplodon densirostris isolate mMesDen1 chromosome 2, mMesDen1 primary haplotype, whole genome shotgun sequence genome:
- the TNFRSF8 gene encoding tumor necrosis factor receptor superfamily member 8, which translates to MFCGTSVINSCARCLPHSVCPTGMVVKFQGTAQRNTVCELPSSGASPNCSASPQDCKAPASSTIPQAKPTLTSPASSDARTTLLGGGNPLAPEDASKIAAHSSSSVGKLNPDPGLTLQQPCPQGSADCRKQCDPDYYLDRDGRCTACVSCSGDHLVEKTPCTWNSSRVCECRPGMFCATSASNSCARCVIRPICPPGMVTKLQGTAERDTTYEPPPPGTHSNCSTNAEDSGVPASPTPSLISLADSLTGKEHGGDVTHVRGRASISTSTPVSFSSTGKPILVSGPVLFWVILTVVVVVSFGSFVLCHRRGCRKWMGQKLHLCYPVQTFQPKLEPVDSRPGTNPTLIRRVSVAEPGLEEQGSMSPPAVETCPNLESLQLLEASPASSPSTSMDLPEPRGTTEHTNNKIENIYIMKADTVIVGTVKAKVPEGQGPVGPAGPEFEEDLEVDHAPHYPEQETEPLVGSCGDVMFSVEEEGKEDPLPTTASGK; encoded by the exons GCACAGCGCAGAGGAACACTGTCTGTGAGCTGCCTTCCTCAGGGGCCAGCCCCAACTGCAGCGCCAGCCCGCAGGACTGCAAGGCCCCTGCCAG CAGCACCATCCCCCAGGCCAAGCCCACCCTGACTTCTCCAGCAAGCTCTGATGCCAGGACCACACTTCTTGGAGGGGGCAACCCCCTcgccccagaagatgcttctaaAATCGCTGCCCACTCTAGCTCCTCCGTGGGGAAGCTCAATCCAGATCCAG GGCTGACCCTGCAACAGCCATGCCCTCAGGGGTCTGCCGACTGCAGGAAGCAGTGTGACCCTGACTACTACCTGGACAGGGACGGTCGCTGCACAGCCTGTGTGAGCTGTTCAGGAG ACCACCTCGTGGAGAAGACACCCTGCACGTGGAACTCCTCCCGCGTCTGTGAGTGTCGACCTGGCATGTTCTGTGCCACGTCAGCCTCCAACTCCTGTGCCCGCTGCGTCATCCGCCCCATCTGCCCACCAGGGATGGTCACCAAGCTCCAGG GTACGGCTGAGAGGGACACCACCTATGAGCCACCTCCCCCGGGGACCCACTCTAACTGCAGCACCAACGCAGAGGACAGCGGGGTGCCCGCCAG ccccaccccctccctgatctccctggccGACTCCCTGACTGGTAAGGAGCATGGAGGGGACGTCACCCACGTGCGGGGACGCGCCTCTATCTCAACCAGCACTCCTGTCTCCTTCTCCTCCACAGGGAAGCCTATTCTGGTTTCAG GACCTGTGCTCTTCTGGGTGATCTTGACAGTGGTGGTGGTCGTCAGCTTTGGCTCCTTTGTCCTGTGCCACCGGAGGGGCTGCAGGAAGTGGATGGGCCAGA AGCTCCACCTGTGCTACCCAGTCCAGACCTTCCAGCCCAAGTTGGAGCCTGTGG ATTCCAGGCCCGGGACGAACCCAACA CTGATCAGGAGGGtatcagtggcagagccaggccttGAGGAGCAGGGGTCAATGAGCCCCCCAGCTGTGGAGACCTGCCCCAACCTGGAGAGCCTGCAGCTGCTGGAGGCCAGCCCAGCCAGCAGCCCCTCCACCTCCATGGACCTTCCCGAGCCCCGAGGGACCACGGAGCACACCAACAACAAGATTG AGAACATCTACATCATGAAGGCCGACACCGTGATTGTGGGGACCGTGAAGGCCAAGGTGCCTGAGGGCCAGGGCCCGGTGGGGCCGGCAGGGCCCGAGTTCGAGGAGGATCTGGAGGTGGACCACGCCCCCCACTACCCAGAGCAGGAGACGGAACCACTGGTGGGCAGCTGTGGGGACGTTATGTTCTcggtggaggaggaagggaaggaggacccCTTGCCCACGACCGCCTCTGGGAAATGA